One part of the [Synechococcus] sp. NIES-970 genome encodes these proteins:
- the hspA gene encoding small heat shock protein, with product MSLVRFSPFSELETVQTQMNRFLDELAAWPGEHRFPWRPSIELLNGDNILTLKAALPGITVEDIDVQLTRESVHLTGEYKYETEREDAGCYHSEFRYGKFERTVALPVAIDPENVTAEFKDGILTLTMPKASPVTQKTVKLQLGKSTAEKAPEKDSE from the coding sequence ATGTCATTAGTACGCTTTTCTCCCTTTTCTGAACTGGAAACTGTACAAACCCAAATGAACCGTTTCCTGGACGAACTGGCCGCCTGGCCAGGGGAACATCGCTTTCCCTGGCGTCCCTCGATTGAACTGTTGAATGGCGACAATATCCTCACCCTAAAAGCGGCGCTGCCAGGAATTACAGTAGAAGATATTGATGTACAGTTGACCCGCGAATCAGTTCATCTCACTGGCGAATATAAATATGAAACAGAACGAGAAGATGCTGGTTGCTACCATTCTGAATTCCGCTATGGCAAGTTTGAACGCACCGTTGCTCTTCCTGTCGCCATTGACCCCGAAAATGTTACAGCGGAATTTAAAGATGGCATTCTGACTCTCACAATGCCGAAAGCTTCACCGGTTACCCAAAAAACCGTAAAACTTCAATTGGGTAAATCTACAGCCGAAAAAGCTCCGGAAAAAGACTCTGAATAA
- the ilvD gene encoding dihydroxy-acid dehydratase: protein MSDNRRSRVVTEGHQRSPNRAMLRAVGFGDDDFTKPIVGLANGYSTITPCNMGINDLAQRADKAIREAGAMPQMFGTITISDGISMGTEGMKYSLVSRDVIADSIETACNGQSMDAVLAIGGCDKNMPGAVLAIARMNIPAIFVYGGTIKPGHLDGEDLTVVSAFEAVGEFSAGKIDEERLLAVEKNACPGAGSCGGMFTANTMSSAFEAMGISLPYSSTMAAEDEEKALSAEESARVLVNAIKKQILPKDILTRKAFENAISVIMAVGGSTNSVLHLLAIANTIGVDLSIDDFETIRQRVPVICDLKPSGRYVATDLHKVGGIPQVMKILLEHGLLHGDCLTITGKTIAETLADVPSEPSPDQDVIRQWDNPMYKQGHLAVLKGNLAEEGSVAKISGVKNPRITGPARVFESEEECLDAILAGKIVAGDVVIVRYEGPKGGPGMREMLAPTSAIIGAGLGDKVGLITDGRFSGGSYGLVVGHVAPEAFVGGNIALVEEGDSITIDAHEKLLQINVSDEELAKRRTAWKPREPRYKRGVLGKYAKIVSSSSKGAVTDIDLF from the coding sequence ATGAGCGACAATCGACGTAGCCGAGTGGTCACTGAAGGTCATCAGCGGAGTCCAAACCGGGCCATGCTCCGGGCAGTGGGCTTTGGGGATGATGATTTTACGAAACCCATTGTGGGTTTGGCGAATGGGTACAGCACGATTACGCCATGCAACATGGGGATCAATGACCTCGCCCAGCGGGCGGATAAGGCGATCCGGGAAGCGGGCGCGATGCCGCAGATGTTTGGGACGATCACGATCAGTGATGGGATCTCCATGGGGACAGAGGGAATGAAGTATTCTCTAGTGTCGCGCGATGTGATCGCTGACTCTATCGAAACAGCCTGTAATGGTCAAAGCATGGATGCGGTACTGGCGATCGGGGGTTGTGACAAGAATATGCCAGGGGCAGTGTTGGCGATCGCCCGGATGAATATCCCCGCAATTTTTGTCTATGGTGGCACGATCAAGCCCGGCCATCTAGATGGCGAAGACCTCACCGTTGTGAGCGCCTTTGAAGCTGTCGGTGAATTTAGCGCCGGTAAGATCGACGAAGAAAGATTATTGGCCGTTGAGAAAAATGCCTGTCCAGGGGCCGGTTCCTGTGGCGGTATGTTTACGGCAAATACCATGTCCTCTGCTTTTGAAGCGATGGGAATTAGTTTGCCCTACTCTTCCACCATGGCCGCTGAGGATGAAGAAAAAGCCCTTAGTGCAGAAGAGTCGGCCCGGGTCTTGGTTAATGCAATTAAGAAGCAAATCCTGCCCAAGGACATCCTCACCCGCAAGGCTTTTGAAAATGCGATTTCTGTGATTATGGCGGTGGGCGGCTCCACAAACTCGGTGCTGCACCTGTTGGCGATCGCCAATACCATCGGCGTTGATCTCTCTATCGATGACTTTGAGACTATCCGCCAGCGAGTTCCTGTCATCTGCGACCTCAAACCCTCCGGCCGCTATGTAGCCACCGATCTCCACAAAGTAGGCGGCATTCCCCAAGTGATGAAGATCCTCCTGGAGCATGGTCTGCTCCACGGCGATTGCCTCACCATCACAGGCAAAACCATTGCCGAAACCCTCGCCGATGTTCCCAGTGAGCCCTCCCCTGATCAAGATGTGATCCGCCAGTGGGACAACCCCATGTACAAACAGGGTCACCTCGCTGTCCTCAAAGGAAACCTCGCCGAAGAAGGCTCCGTTGCTAAAATTAGCGGCGTGAAAAATCCTCGCATTACTGGCCCTGCCCGAGTTTTTGAGTCCGAAGAGGAATGTCTCGATGCGATCCTCGCCGGAAAAATTGTTGCGGGGGATGTGGTGATCGTTCGCTATGAAGGCCCGAAAGGTGGCCCTGGAATGCGGGAAATGCTCGCCCCCACCTCGGCGATCATTGGTGCTGGCCTTGGGGATAAAGTTGGCCTAATTACAGATGGTCGTTTTTCTGGCGGTTCCTACGGCTTAGTTGTCGGTCACGTGGCCCCGGAAGCGTTTGTGGGCGGTAATATTGCCCTCGTAGAAGAAGGGGATAGCATCACCATTGATGCCCACGAAAAACTGCTACAAATCAATGTTTCTGATGAGGAACTGGCAAAACGTCGCACCGCTTGGAAACCCCGTGAACCCCGTTATAAGCGTGGTGTCCTTGGGAAGTATGCCAAGATTGTTTCTAGCAGCAGTAAAGGCGCGGTAACAGATATTGACCTTTTCTAA
- a CDS encoding site-specific DNA-methyltransferase, protein MAIDLFAGAGGLSLGLEQAGFDVVAAVEIDPIHACVHQYNFPQCHVLAQPIEKVSGKDIRTLVGLTSEQSIELVAGGAPCQGFSLIGQRLLDDPRNHLVKEYLRLIKELEPTYFLFENVKGLTAGKHRQFLEELIRSLETLGYRVVQPWQVLNAKFFGVPQSRERLFLMGAKEGEALPHYPVPTTSQPITCGEALGDLPDAELFRELIDSDEVDFIYPQPLGNYGAMLRCLSREAWQWGYQRQWDREKLTNSIRTNHSDRARQRFLETAPGSIEKVSRFLKLSRHGIANTLRAGTDAARGAFTSPRPIHYQFPRCITVREMARLHGFPDWFRLHRTKWHGARQIGNSVPPPLAYAIASAIMAASRYTPQRPNQVLTLGDPQLLKTTMSTASHYWGIEPPIQKRNRRNRDLPAHRSA, encoded by the coding sequence ATGGCCATTGATTTATTTGCCGGGGCAGGGGGCCTCAGCCTAGGTTTAGAACAGGCAGGTTTTGATGTGGTCGCCGCCGTAGAAATCGACCCAATTCATGCCTGTGTACATCAATATAATTTTCCCCAGTGCCATGTGTTAGCACAACCCATCGAAAAAGTATCTGGCAAAGATATTCGTACCCTGGTCGGTTTGACGTCGGAACAATCGATTGAATTAGTAGCAGGTGGCGCTCCTTGTCAGGGTTTTTCCTTGATTGGACAACGTCTTTTAGATGACCCAAGAAATCATTTGGTTAAAGAATATCTCCGGTTGATCAAAGAATTAGAACCGACCTATTTTTTGTTTGAAAATGTTAAAGGTTTAACCGCGGGAAAACATCGACAATTTCTCGAAGAATTAATTCGAAGTTTAGAAACACTGGGTTATCGGGTTGTGCAACCCTGGCAAGTGCTTAATGCCAAATTTTTTGGTGTACCCCAGAGCCGGGAACGTTTATTTCTGATGGGGGCCAAAGAAGGAGAAGCACTACCGCATTATCCTGTCCCGACAACGTCCCAACCGATCACTTGTGGGGAAGCCTTGGGGGACTTGCCGGATGCCGAACTTTTTAGAGAGCTGATCGATAGTGATGAAGTCGATTTTATCTACCCACAGCCCCTGGGTAACTATGGGGCGATGCTCCGTTGCCTTTCCCGGGAGGCTTGGCAATGGGGCTATCAGCGGCAATGGGATCGCGAAAAATTAACCAATAGTATTCGGACAAACCATAGCGATCGCGCAAGGCAGCGTTTTTTAGAGACAGCGCCTGGAAGCATCGAGAAGGTCTCGCGTTTCCTGAAATTATCGCGCCATGGCATTGCAAATACCCTCAGGGCTGGGACAGATGCGGCGCGGGGTGCTTTTACCAGCCCTCGGCCAATACATTATCAGTTTCCTCGGTGTATTACTGTGCGCGAAATGGCGCGCTTGCATGGTTTCCCCGACTGGTTTCGCCTCCACCGAACGAAATGGCATGGGGCAAGGCAGATCGGGAATTCGGTACCGCCACCTTTGGCCTATGCGATCGCCAGCGCAATCATGGCTGCCTCGCGCTACACCCCGCAGCGACCCAATCAGGTGCTTACGTTGGGGGATCCGCAGCTACTAAAAACAACAATGTCTACGGCTTCTCATTACTGGGGCATAGAGCCACCGATCCAAAAACGTAACCGCAGAAATCGAGATCTGCCCGCCCACCGATCTGCTTAG
- a CDS encoding hypothetical protein (conserved hypothetical protein), producing the protein MKFIDSHRLIPLASLAMGCSLAMMPPVSAQPEAIQDNISDLRPLQGSSILSMAGASRVMDEAIAAISAQDYDVAVTKLQEARQVYNQLSNFHLDLANSFQGLDNTVHNAERRAAIAAGEMRDTATYRLALVHRAQEKPELAVPLLIQVIRSQTPTSDLGERAYQQLLEIGFVTNEFTRPQF; encoded by the coding sequence ATGAAATTTATTGACAGCCATCGTTTGATTCCACTCGCTAGTTTGGCAATGGGGTGTTCCTTGGCCATGATGCCGCCAGTTTCAGCACAGCCAGAAGCAATCCAAGACAACATCAGTGACCTCCGCCCCCTCCAAGGCAGTAGTATTCTCAGCATGGCTGGGGCTTCTAGAGTGATGGATGAGGCGATCGCCGCCATTTCTGCCCAAGATTATGATGTGGCCGTAACAAAACTCCAGGAAGCTCGCCAGGTCTACAACCAGCTTTCTAATTTCCACCTCGATCTCGCCAACAGTTTTCAGGGCCTAGATAACACCGTCCACAATGCTGAACGTCGGGCAGCGATCGCCGCTGGGGAAATGCGCGATACTGCCACCTATCGCTTGGCTTTGGTGCACCGGGCTCAGGAAAAACCAGAATTAGCCGTGCCTCTGCTGATCCAGGTGATCCGCTCCCAAACACCCACAAGTGATCTTGGGGAAAGAGCCTATCAGCAGCTTTTGGAGATCGGTTTTGTGACCAACGAGTTTACCCGGCCTCAGTTCTAA
- a CDS encoding hypothetical protein (conserved hypothetical protein), which yields MVGRIIAASKTKMRQIVGPGNGSSAVQSMHNWQEPMDMSLETNQAIATADMELSGELEVLEQQIFDFFAQELQAKSLGAFLSLFQAFFIDHNEAQLPERLRELGAQMMLENQHAGFIRVLKRCCYLFIEACFLEDKPEQIRQIVQLLMLPPEQTGAASASITHARFRDWLRGCVHSGECRVFRALAPSSETNPYAWGDRYIMFTLFAQSIDPDVSPEQQRASGMLYQFFRARYRFQLAMYLSTQGNMTPSGVVTKNPTLIEDVTLNLIRRLVLRKKPSYPELATQFTAQITNQTLASWQTQFIDYLFSGMTSPRRLKWLPEKFTQYLKQRYPHGEMIHLEPAVVNHISMNLIDYLLDPSCLQDLSHPLPVLMIQREYLTLSILLLKLVLLAPENHGRLLWRLNILLEQYREHPKAECQWLRGFFETIQVVLVLVLPSPRSCPMVTASGL from the coding sequence ATGGTGGGACGTATAATTGCAGCCTCAAAAACAAAGATGCGCCAAATAGTCGGCCCTGGGAATGGAAGCTCTGCCGTTCAATCAATGCATAATTGGCAAGAGCCAATGGATATGTCCCTAGAAACAAATCAGGCGATCGCTACCGCTGACATGGAGCTATCGGGAGAACTAGAAGTCTTAGAGCAACAGATTTTTGATTTTTTTGCCCAGGAGCTTCAAGCAAAATCCTTAGGGGCGTTTTTATCGCTTTTTCAAGCCTTTTTCATTGACCATAACGAAGCCCAGCTTCCTGAACGCCTCAGGGAACTAGGGGCACAAATGATGCTTGAAAACCAGCACGCGGGGTTTATTCGAGTGCTCAAGCGATGTTGCTATTTATTCATCGAGGCTTGTTTCCTAGAGGATAAACCGGAGCAAATTCGGCAAATTGTTCAGTTGTTGATGCTCCCCCCAGAACAGACAGGAGCTGCCTCTGCCTCTATTACCCATGCACGGTTTCGGGACTGGCTGCGGGGATGTGTCCATAGTGGGGAATGCCGTGTGTTTAGAGCCCTCGCCCCCTCCAGTGAGACAAATCCCTATGCCTGGGGCGATCGCTACATTATGTTTACCCTGTTCGCCCAATCTATCGACCCAGATGTTTCCCCAGAACAGCAGCGGGCTTCGGGGATGCTTTATCAATTTTTTCGAGCCCGTTATCGCTTTCAATTGGCCATGTACCTGTCTACCCAGGGCAACATGACCCCCAGTGGCGTGGTCACAAAAAATCCCACCCTCATCGAAGACGTGACCTTAAATCTAATTCGTCGCCTGGTACTGAGAAAAAAGCCGAGTTATCCGGAGCTTGCAACCCAGTTCACTGCCCAGATAACAAACCAGACCCTCGCCAGTTGGCAGACCCAATTCATAGATTATCTATTTTCTGGAATGACTTCTCCTCGGCGCCTCAAATGGTTGCCGGAAAAATTTACGCAATATCTCAAACAACGCTATCCCCATGGGGAGATGATTCACCTCGAACCAGCGGTGGTGAACCATATTTCGATGAATCTCATTGATTACCTGCTTGATCCCAGTTGCCTACAAGATTTGTCTCACCCCCTGCCAGTATTGATGATTCAGCGGGAATATTTGACCCTCAGTATCCTGTTACTGAAGTTGGTGCTCTTGGCCCCAGAAAACCATGGCCGACTTTTGTGGCGCTTAAATATTCTCCTAGAGCAATATCGTGAACATCCGAAGGCGGAGTGTCAGTGGTTGAGAGGTTTTTTTGAAACGATTCAAGTGGTCTTAGTTTTGGTATTACCGAGCCCAAGATCTTGCCCCATGGTCACTGCCTCTGGGTTATAA
- the mutL gene encoding DNA mismatch repair protein, with translation MANIKQLPNDVIQLIAAGEVIDSLAAVVRELAENAIDAGATRIGIEINPKLWKICVTDNGHGMDRADLLLCATPHSTSKIGDRLDLAQIKSLGFRGEALHSIAQVATLTITSCVSGQPGHQITITQGRLSEPILQPMAAGTRVMVTDIFQNFPVRRRALPAMAQQLKAIQQIIYDLALCHPEITWQVHQNQQTWFYISPGKNAQTILPQLIKTIVPQDLIYRHYQANQFTPNPIESLTNSKLEITLGLPDRCHRHQADWLKLGINGRIVKFPVLEQSINKAFHRTLPRDRHPVCFVHLHLPPEQIDWNRHPAKSEIYLQDQSVWSDIIYQAIAQSLNLSEIHLPGYENQRVTNLIQAAEKQEFYSVDVPSENAEIKSKIPDQKKLVVIGQARNTYILVEHPDGIWLVEQHIADERAIYEELQKNWQLIPLEKPLLLNNLSPKQVAQLVDHLGLELEAFGDNLWRVNTLPKALISNADPAAVLLDLSRGGDLDAAQVAIACRTAVRNGTPLTLNQMQTIIDRWQNTQNPGTCPHGRPIYLALEETSLYRFFRRHWVLGKSHGITES, from the coding sequence ATGGCCAATATCAAACAACTCCCTAATGATGTCATCCAATTGATTGCGGCTGGTGAAGTGATTGATTCCCTGGCGGCAGTGGTTCGGGAGTTGGCGGAAAATGCCATTGATGCGGGGGCAACTCGAATCGGGATTGAGATTAATCCGAAACTTTGGAAAATTTGCGTTACTGATAATGGTCATGGCATGGATCGGGCAGATTTATTGCTTTGTGCTACGCCCCACAGTACGAGCAAAATTGGCGATCGCCTAGATTTAGCCCAGATCAAAAGCCTCGGGTTTCGGGGAGAAGCACTCCATAGTATTGCCCAGGTCGCCACGTTAACTATCACCAGTTGCGTGTCAGGGCAACCGGGCCACCAAATTACCATTACCCAAGGCCGTTTATCAGAGCCAATCTTGCAGCCGATGGCGGCGGGGACGAGGGTAATGGTGACAGATATTTTTCAAAATTTTCCGGTGCGGCGACGGGCTTTACCAGCCATGGCCCAACAGCTAAAAGCCATCCAGCAGATCATCTATGATCTGGCGTTATGCCACCCAGAAATTACGTGGCAGGTTCATCAAAATCAACAAACTTGGTTTTATATTAGCCCTGGCAAGAATGCTCAGACAATTCTGCCCCAATTAATCAAAACAATCGTCCCTCAAGATTTAATTTATCGCCATTATCAAGCCAATCAATTCACCCCTAATCCGATCGAATCCTTAACGAATAGCAAACTGGAAATAACCTTGGGTTTGCCAGACCGCTGTCATCGCCATCAAGCCGACTGGCTAAAGCTTGGAATCAATGGCCGGATTGTCAAATTTCCAGTTCTTGAACAGTCAATTAATAAAGCATTTCATCGCACTCTGCCCCGCGATCGCCATCCCGTTTGCTTTGTTCACCTGCATTTGCCACCAGAACAGATCGACTGGAATCGTCACCCAGCCAAAAGTGAAATTTATTTGCAAGACCAATCAGTTTGGTCAGACATTATTTATCAGGCGATCGCCCAGAGTTTAAACCTCAGTGAAATTCATTTACCAGGATATGAAAATCAGCGGGTAACAAATTTAATTCAAGCCGCCGAAAAACAAGAGTTTTACTCAGTTGATGTGCCGTCTGAAAATGCTGAAATTAAATCTAAAATTCCAGATCAAAAGAAGCTCGTTGTCATTGGGCAAGCACGCAACACTTATATTCTTGTTGAGCATCCCGATGGTATTTGGCTTGTGGAGCAACATATTGCTGATGAGCGGGCAATTTACGAAGAATTACAAAAAAACTGGCAACTAATCCCCTTAGAAAAACCCCTTTTACTTAACAATTTATCCCCAAAACAAGTTGCGCAGCTAGTAGACCATCTTGGCCTTGAGCTGGAGGCCTTTGGTGATAATCTTTGGCGGGTCAATACTCTGCCCAAAGCGTTAATCAGTAATGCTGATCCAGCGGCAGTTTTACTGGATTTGAGTCGGGGGGGTGATCTAGATGCAGCTCAGGTGGCGATCGCCTGTCGCACCGCAGTGCGTAATGGTACACCCCTCACCTTAAATCAAATGCAGACGATTATTGATCGCTGGCAAAATACCCAAAACCCAGGAACCTGTCCCCATGGCCGCCCCATTTATCTGGCCCTTGAAGAAACTTCGTTGTATCGTTTTTTCCGTCGCCATTGGGTCTTGGGCAAAAGTCATGGTATTACTGAATCATAA
- a CDS encoding hypothetical protein (conserved hypothetical protein (DUF820)), which produces MTALTSPEISLQDFLARLETKPASEYINGAIYQKPMPKGKHSRLQLKLCNQINATTEANQIAYAFPELRCSFGDRSIVPDIAVFQWSRIPLEVDGEVPDNFLLCPDWTIEILSPEQSPNRVTGNILYCLEHGCQLGWLVDPGDRSILIFQPNQQPRLFTQGDVLTVLPNISLSLTVTEVFSWLKMGS; this is translated from the coding sequence ATGACGGCGTTAACTTCTCCAGAGATATCATTACAAGATTTTTTAGCACGTCTTGAAACAAAACCTGCAAGCGAATATATCAATGGTGCCATCTATCAAAAGCCGATGCCAAAGGGAAAACATAGCCGTCTTCAATTAAAGCTCTGCAATCAAATTAACGCCACCACCGAAGCGAATCAGATTGCCTATGCTTTCCCAGAGTTGCGCTGCAGTTTTGGCGATCGCTCTATTGTTCCTGATATTGCAGTGTTCCAGTGGTCGCGGATTCCTTTGGAAGTAGATGGTGAAGTCCCAGATAATTTCCTGCTATGTCCAGATTGGACAATCGAAATTCTTTCTCCCGAACAAAGCCCGAATCGAGTCACCGGCAACATTTTGTACTGCTTAGAGCACGGTTGTCAGTTGGGATGGTTGGTTGATCCAGGTGATCGCTCGATTTTGATCTTTCAGCCTAATCAACAACCCCGACTGTTCACACAAGGGGATGTACTCACGGTTTTGCCTAATATTTCTTTATCCTTAACAGTCACCGAGGTGTTTAGTTGGCTAAAAATGGGGTCATAA
- a CDS encoding hypothetical protein (conserved hypothetical protein): protein MPKTLIFYSKPGCHLCEGLAEKLAQVSSLPYQLEMRDITTNSEWFARYQYEIPVLCLLENGIEKELPRFAPRLAVAKLEEKLAQYLA from the coding sequence ATGCCGAAAACCCTGATTTTTTATAGCAAACCCGGCTGTCACCTCTGCGAAGGTCTGGCCGAAAAACTAGCCCAGGTGAGTAGCCTCCCCTACCAACTAGAGATGCGGGATATCACCACAAATTCCGAGTGGTTTGCGCGATACCAGTATGAAATTCCTGTGCTTTGCCTCCTAGAAAATGGCATCGAAAAAGAATTACCCCGATTTGCCCCCCGCCTGGCTGTTGCCAAACTTGAAGAAAAATTAGCCCAGTACCTCGCCTAA
- the yjeF gene encoding carbohydrate kinase family, YjeF-related protein, with product MLNLENIFVSAAQMQQIETEIFKQGMPVAALMEKAAGLISQYLQKNYPKQNYKKISILVGSGHNGGDALVVARELYFLGYQVLLWRPSGKLKSLTQNHWDYAQFLGITHTKDLDIFLDCDLIVDGLFGFGLTRPITGDFALLIDEVNESARPIVSIDLPSGLHTDTGAVLGAAIQATESLCLGLWKRAYGQEQALPYLGKICRLDFGIPPQIVADNLSIKQMIQGVSQDILQHYLPLERSPLTHKYQQGHLLLIGGSQTYLGSILLAALGARATGVGMLTVAVPESLKLLIVAQLPEALVIGCPEDDTGAIAQLPSLDFSCYQAVACGCGLTLAGAANLMPDLMPREVPLVLDADALNWLAEEDLEVIQSRNLPTILTPHLGEFKRLFLDQIPITPDRIQMAQAAAQLTGAIALLKGAKTIIARPDSTTYCIAESTPALARGGSGDVLLGIIGGLLAQQPGHPLEVAAAAAWWHAQAGILAAQQRTIAGVDGVTLAKFLPKVLHKLPL from the coding sequence ATGCTAAATCTTGAAAATATTTTTGTCAGTGCAGCACAAATGCAACAGATTGAAACAGAAATTTTCAAGCAGGGAATGCCCGTGGCTGCGTTGATGGAAAAAGCAGCTGGCTTAATTAGTCAATATCTTCAAAAAAATTACCCAAAGCAAAATTACAAAAAAATCAGTATTTTAGTGGGGTCTGGTCACAATGGTGGTGATGCTTTAGTCGTTGCTAGAGAATTATATTTTTTGGGTTATCAAGTACTACTATGGCGGCCTTCAGGAAAACTCAAATCTCTCACCCAAAACCATTGGGATTATGCACAATTTCTGGGTATCACCCACACCAAAGATTTAGACATCTTTCTGGATTGCGATTTAATTGTTGATGGCTTATTTGGCTTTGGCTTAACGCGACCAATTACGGGAGATTTTGCCCTACTTATTGATGAGGTCAATGAGTCTGCTCGACCGATTGTCAGTATTGATCTTCCTTCTGGGCTACACACAGATACAGGCGCAGTGCTAGGGGCGGCAATTCAAGCAACAGAAAGCCTTTGTTTGGGGCTCTGGAAACGAGCCTATGGCCAAGAACAAGCTTTACCTTATCTAGGAAAAATTTGTCGTTTAGATTTTGGTATTCCGCCTCAAATTGTGGCGGACAATCTGTCTATTAAACAGATGATTCAGGGGGTTTCCCAAGACATCCTACAGCACTATCTACCCCTGGAGCGATCGCCTTTGACCCATAAATATCAGCAGGGTCATTTATTACTGATTGGCGGCTCCCAAACTTACTTAGGGAGTATCCTACTGGCCGCTTTGGGGGCGCGGGCTACTGGGGTGGGAATGTTGACTGTGGCCGTGCCAGAATCTTTAAAATTGCTTATTGTCGCCCAGCTGCCAGAAGCGCTCGTGATTGGCTGCCCAGAAGATGACACCGGGGCGATCGCCCAGCTACCAAGCTTGGATTTTTCTTGTTACCAGGCGGTGGCCTGTGGCTGCGGTCTCACCCTGGCGGGGGCCGCTAACCTGATGCCCGATCTAATGCCGAGGGAAGTTCCCCTTGTCCTTGATGCCGATGCCCTCAATTGGCTAGCAGAAGAGGATCTAGAAGTGATCCAGAGCCGTAATTTGCCCACGATTTTAACTCCCCACCTCGGTGAATTTAAACGATTGTTTCTCGATCAAATTCCCATCACCCCAGACCGTATCCAGATGGCCCAGGCTGCGGCCCAACTCACGGGGGCGATCGCCCTACTCAAGGGGGCGAAAACAATCATCGCGCGGCCTGATAGCACCACCTACTGCATCGCAGAAAGTACCCCAGCCCTAGCCCGTGGTGGGAGTGGTGATGTACTGCTCGGAATTATCGGTGGTCTTCTCGCCCAACAACCCGGACATCCCCTAGAGGTGGCCGCCGCCGCCGCTTGGTGGCATGCCCAAGCTGGTATTTTGGCGGCCCAACAACGAACGATCGCTGGTGTTGACGGAGTTACCCTTGCCAAATTTCTCCCCAAAGTTTTGCACAAACTCCCCCTGTAG